CGAGAGGACCTCGAGCTCGGCGCCACAGTCGCCGCAGGGGATGATCTCTCCCTCCATGAGGTCCTCGGCCAGTCGAATCGGACCCTCGCATTCGGGGCACACCGCCGTCATGGGCCACCTCCGGACAAATCAGTATGGGATG
Above is a genomic segment from bacterium HR11 containing:
- the lysW gene encoding Alpha-aminoadipate carrier protein LysW, whose amino-acid sequence is MTAVCPECEGPIRLAEDLMEGEIIPCGDCGAELEVLSVNPLKLGLAPEVQEDWGE